The stretch of DNA GTTTGCCCCCTAATAACATAAGGGTTTTAATGACGTACCTGACGGTATGTTAGTAGTAAAATATTTCTGCATCAGGTATTGTCCCAAATTTGAGATTTTTTTAACAAACCTGGGCCCGGGTATTTAAACATCATTCCATAGAAAGGAGTGGTCAATAAACCAGCAGCAGTTCCTGTTTTTTCTACCAAATTTGGTGCGTGTACAAATTTGATGTAGGTATTTCTCTTCTGCTGAGAAGACTAAAAAATGAACATATTTCGATCCCGCTGAAAGGGTCGGAAGCTTTAGCTATGCGATCCTTTTCCAATGCGGTCAGAGGAGAAATAAACAAATCGAGATGTTATTTTATTTGAAACTCATTTTTTAATAGGAGATACTTATTCGATATAAAAAAATTTCACTTCAATAGTCTCCCTTTTTTCACCACAAAACAGTTTAATTTATTCTAAAAAAACCACACTATACTATATAATCAACTTCAAAAGAAATCAGAAAAACAACCGCCACTCTTATTATCAAAACCACTTTTCGACTTTGCTTATGATTTTTCGACACTAGCTTCTTCGGTGTTTTTATGAAATTTTCACCTCTATCCAATCAAAAACCTGAGTCTCAAAACCTGCTTTAAGCTAATCTAATTTCTGCTTTCACTAGGTTCAAAGGCGCACTACAATTACTCAAAATATCTTTTTCTCAGTATTGTTTAAACGAACAAAATGAGCTACTGACGACATCAATGTTCCACGTGGAACATTTTTTTACATTTAAAACCCAAGAGGTATGTATGTTCCACGTGGAACATTCACGTAAAAAAGGGGTTGAAATCGAACGATTTCAGCCCCTTTTTTGAGATATTAAAACACTTATTAGTAATTATCCAACAGCCAATCTTTAAAGAATTCAAACTTATTAGGGGTCATAACAGCCTTTTTTTCTTTATCAGCTAAGCTTAAAAGCCGGTCAGGGATGGCTAATTTATCTCCAATTATGCGCTCCATATCATCCAAAAACTTAGCCGGATGGGCCGTTTCTAAAATCACACCTCTGGTGTTTGGGTGTTTTTGTTGGTATTCTTTAAGTGCCAAATAAGCAACTGCACCATGCGGATCTAGTATATAGCCATACTTTTCTTTCACTTCTAAAACGCCCTTCTCCGTTTTTTTATCATCAAAAGCATACCCGGAAATAGCATTTTTCATGGATTGCCAAGTCTGGTTTTCATGAGAATTTATCCCTTCGACAGCCTTATAAAGGTCTAACATCCTCGCAAAATTCGAAGGATTTCCAACATCCATTGCATTAGACAATGTCCTTTTGGAGGCTCTAGGAAGATAATTGCCAGTGCTTAAATAGGCCGGAACAACGTCATTTATATTAGTTGCCGCAATGAAATGATGAACAGGTAGGCCCATTTCCCTCGCTATCAAACCAGCCGTTAGATTACCAAAATTGCCACTTGGGACACAAAAAACAACCGGGTTACCGCCTTTACTCAATTGCTTATATGCTTCAAAATAATAAAAAGATTGAGGGATTAGCCGGGCAATATTAATGGAGTTAGCCGAACTGAGCCGAATCTTTTTATTCAATTCAACATCTAGAAATGCTTGTTTGACCAATGCCTGACAATCATCAAAGGTACCGTCAACTTCTAAAGCACTAATATTATGCCCAAGGGTCGTCAATTGCTTTTCTTGCAAAAAACTAACCTTACCGCTAGGGTAGAGGATCACTACTTTTATGCCAGGTGTTTGATAAAAACCAGCCGCAACGGCTCCTCCTGTGTCTCCCGAAGTAGCAACTAAAATAACTAATTCCTCCTTTTCATCTCTATTAAAATATCCCATTAACTGAGACATGAATCGAGCACCAAAATCTTTAAATGCTAAGGATGGGCCATGAAATAACTCCAAAATATATTTTTGCGCATCCAATTCGACCAAGGGAGCAGGAAAACCTAATGCATTTTCTACAATGGAATGAAGCGCTGCATCTGGAATGGTGTCCTGAAAAAGTACTTTACATATTTTAAATCCAATTTCTTGGAAAGAAAAATCTGCCAGATTTTCTATAAAGGAAGCCGGAAGGGTAGGGAGCTGTGTGGGCATAAATAAGCCATTGTCATCTGGCAAGCCCTTCATTACAGCCTCTTTTAAATCGTATAAGGTTGACCTATCTTTGGTACTGTATAGTTTCATCTACTAACATTTTATTGCCCCCTCTTGGTTAATAGGGGATATAAATAGTTCATTCTCAATTTTTGCATCAGCGAAAATACGTTGCATGGCTATCCCTACATTTTCTGCAATAAGACTATTGGCAGATAAGGCAAAGATGGATGGACCAGCGCCAGAAATACTACATCCCAAAGCACCAGTAGAAAGAGCTGCTTCTTTAACGGCATAAAAATGAGGAATCAACTGAGCTCGCTGTGGTTCAATGATTACATCATTTAAAGACCTTGATATCAGTTCTAGATCACCATTATATAAGCCAATAATGAGCCCCCCCAAATTGCCATTCTGTTCAATACATTGTTTCAAAGTCACCTGGTCACTCAATACGGCCCTCGCATCTTTGGTCAATATCCGGACGTGTGGGTAAATAACTGTTGCATATAATCCTTTGGGAACGGGTAAACGATGAACATCTAAAGC from Saprospiraceae bacterium encodes:
- the thrC gene encoding threonine synthase, with the translated sequence MKLYSTKDRSTLYDLKEAVMKGLPDDNGLFMPTQLPTLPASFIENLADFSFQEIGFKICKVLFQDTIPDAALHSIVENALGFPAPLVELDAQKYILELFHGPSLAFKDFGARFMSQLMGYFNRDEKEELVILVATSGDTGGAVAAGFYQTPGIKVVILYPSGKVSFLQEKQLTTLGHNISALEVDGTFDDCQALVKQAFLDVELNKKIRLSSANSINIARLIPQSFYYFEAYKQLSKGGNPVVFCVPSGNFGNLTAGLIAREMGLPVHHFIAATNINDVVPAYLSTGNYLPRASKRTLSNAMDVGNPSNFARMLDLYKAVEGINSHENQTWQSMKNAISGYAFDDKKTEKGVLEVKEKYGYILDPHGAVAYLALKEYQQKHPNTRGVILETAHPAKFLDDMERIIGDKLAIPDRLLSLADKEKKAVMTPNKFEFFKDWLLDNY